In a genomic window of Thalassotalea piscium:
- a CDS encoding SRPBCC family protein has translation MPVVSRNALVMFSVEQMYQLVNDVLAYPQFLPDCSDSKILQQQPNKMKAALLVSKGGLTKWFTTENTLIENKQVLLNLVDGPFKRLQGSWSFTPLSDEACKISLELEYEFSSKVFDLAFGRVFNSLANNMVQAFSQRAKEVYG, from the coding sequence ATGCCCGTAGTCAGTCGCAATGCTTTAGTGATGTTTAGCGTTGAACAAATGTATCAGTTAGTAAATGATGTTCTCGCTTATCCGCAGTTTTTACCAGACTGCTCTGATAGTAAAATACTTCAGCAGCAACCTAATAAAATGAAGGCTGCACTTTTAGTGTCAAAAGGCGGTTTAACAAAGTGGTTTACGACAGAAAACACCTTAATTGAAAATAAACAAGTATTGTTGAACTTAGTCGATGGGCCTTTTAAACGCTTACAAGGAAGTTGGAGTTTTACACCTTTATCTGATGAGGCTTGTAAAATTAGTTTAGAGCTTGAATATGAATTTTCAAGCAAGGTTTTCGACTTAGCGTTTGGCCGTGTTTTTAATAGCTTAGCCAATAATATGGTGCAAGCGTTCTCTCAACGAGCAAAAGAGGTTTATGGCTAA
- the smpB gene encoding SsrA-binding protein SmpB: MAKQKSKKANSNTIALNKKARHNYTLSDKYEAGMSLQGWEIKSIRSGKVNISECFVMIKDREAFLVGAEIMPLNAASSHVVCDPVRPRRLLLNRRELDQLVGAVEREGYSLIATAMYWKKCWVKLEFYLGKGKKDHDKRADIKDREWQVDKGRILKNKNLDK, encoded by the coding sequence ATGGCAAAGCAAAAATCAAAAAAAGCAAATAGCAACACTATAGCACTCAACAAAAAAGCTCGTCATAACTACACCTTGTCAGATAAGTACGAGGCGGGTATGAGCTTACAAGGTTGGGAAATTAAAAGTATTCGCAGCGGAAAAGTAAACATTTCTGAGTGTTTCGTTATGATTAAAGATCGCGAAGCTTTCCTTGTGGGTGCAGAAATAATGCCACTTAATGCCGCATCAAGCCATGTGGTATGCGACCCTGTGCGTCCTCGTAGACTTTTACTCAACCGAAGAGAGCTAGATCAGCTTGTAGGTGCTGTAGAGCGTGAAGGTTATTCTTTAATTGCCACTGCAATGTACTGGAAAAAATGTTGGGTAAAGCTTGAATTTTACTTAGGTAAAGGTAAAAAAGACCATGACAAACGTGCCGATATTAAAGATAGAGAGTGGCAAGTAGATAAAGGTCGCATACTAAAAAATAAAAACTTAGACAAATAA
- a CDS encoding winged helix-turn-helix domain-containing protein, producing MRFLFGDIVVDVTQVKLTKNETQLECEPRVFELLVYFCKHPDKAISRDELVTYVWGGRVVSDAAVNRAVSELRKLLEDNPSSPIWIKTVSKVGYRLAVTPTILTQSVAGDAQESGELPHDLSQAIYAAQGKSAISAWLRSKSWLFVIIAAALILVLFIFYNIKKTVLESKNNQFHLLNQYAVTTTKGSAFNPYYHASSATLFFLFRENSTAYAQVYMQKESEAAQIISTDDYYYTDVIYGGNGFVYASRLNNLEQRHCEVVKINLQTKDQSLITDCGEGVITQLAFDQKKNRLIYQSRPSISEPYALYSYLMDTGRKQQLTHPVQVGNNTGDYAFALSPSGRMLAVIEYLGEGVDKIKLLDLNTLQVIVSKAFINNVYGLVWRSEHQILASNADGLFEFDTKTITLTAKEQSDQFGRLSLGGNSRTLLTERGQKTINIFSYSTNDASIKALTSSRGISLMPVFGNNSNIMAFRSNRTGTDKVFIQPESKPAFIAEFNSVIESIGTMAWSDNDEQLVASINNALYLYSLTDKRWTALAKEFTGVHYVTFVDDSIMFSAEVDSQWNIWTLSLHNEQEEISQVTFKGGYSIQGNTNEVFYTKFNISGLYKLDLKSGVESLLIENFPIAGWRHWQLRDNKIYYLADKTYKELNLNSNITQTLHNFDERKPNSCNMAFQHNFFACEQIELSTSNIWHMQLSQ from the coding sequence ATGCGCTTTCTCTTTGGTGATATTGTGGTTGACGTAACACAGGTAAAGTTAACTAAAAATGAAACACAACTAGAGTGTGAACCTCGGGTATTTGAGCTGTTAGTGTACTTTTGCAAGCACCCCGATAAAGCGATTTCACGCGATGAGCTTGTAACATATGTTTGGGGCGGTCGGGTAGTTAGCGATGCGGCAGTAAATAGAGCTGTTAGTGAATTACGTAAATTGCTGGAAGATAATCCATCGTCACCCATATGGATAAAAACAGTGAGTAAAGTAGGGTATCGCTTAGCAGTTACTCCTACTATATTAACGCAAAGTGTAGCTGGCGATGCACAAGAAAGTGGTGAGTTACCTCACGATTTAAGCCAAGCTATTTATGCAGCACAAGGCAAGAGTGCAATTTCAGCATGGCTGAGAAGTAAGTCTTGGCTTTTTGTAATAATAGCCGCAGCTTTAATATTAGTACTGTTTATATTTTACAATATCAAAAAAACTGTCTTAGAAAGTAAGAATAATCAGTTTCATTTATTAAACCAATATGCAGTGACTACCACAAAAGGTAGTGCATTTAACCCTTATTACCATGCTAGTTCGGCGACACTTTTTTTTCTATTTCGCGAAAACTCTACTGCGTATGCGCAGGTGTATATGCAAAAAGAGAGTGAAGCAGCGCAAATTATTTCGACGGATGACTATTATTACACCGATGTTATTTATGGAGGTAATGGTTTTGTCTATGCCTCCAGGCTAAATAACCTAGAACAAAGGCATTGTGAAGTTGTGAAAATTAACCTTCAAACAAAAGATCAAAGTCTGATAACTGACTGTGGCGAAGGTGTTATTACTCAACTTGCGTTTGATCAGAAAAAAAATAGACTAATCTATCAATCTAGACCCAGTATATCTGAGCCATACGCATTGTATTCTTATCTAATGGATACGGGAAGAAAACAGCAACTTACTCATCCAGTTCAAGTGGGTAATAACACAGGTGATTATGCTTTCGCATTGTCACCTAGTGGTCGAATGCTCGCAGTTATTGAGTATCTAGGTGAAGGTGTTGATAAAATTAAGCTGCTTGACCTAAACACTCTTCAGGTAATTGTAAGTAAGGCTTTTATAAATAATGTTTATGGTTTAGTTTGGCGTTCTGAACACCAAATTTTAGCGTCAAATGCTGATGGTTTATTTGAGTTTGATACCAAAACAATAACATTAACTGCCAAAGAGCAGAGCGATCAGTTTGGTCGCCTGTCTTTGGGAGGAAATAGCCGAACGCTACTGACAGAGCGTGGCCAAAAAACGATTAATATTTTTAGTTACTCAACTAATGATGCGTCGATAAAGGCTTTAACCTCAAGTCGAGGGATTAGCTTAATGCCTGTATTTGGCAATAACTCTAACATTATGGCTTTCAGATCGAATAGAACAGGTACTGATAAAGTGTTTATTCAGCCAGAGAGCAAGCCTGCTTTCATCGCAGAGTTCAATTCGGTTATAGAAAGTATTGGCACTATGGCGTGGTCTGATAACGATGAGCAGCTTGTTGCTAGTATTAATAATGCATTATATCTATATTCTTTAACCGATAAGCGTTGGACCGCATTAGCAAAAGAATTCACAGGCGTGCACTATGTCACGTTTGTTGATGATTCGATAATGTTTAGTGCCGAGGTTGATAGCCAGTGGAATATTTGGACGTTATCACTTCATAACGAACAGGAAGAGATCAGTCAAGTAACATTTAAAGGCGGTTATAGTATTCAAGGTAATACCAATGAGGTTTTTTACACCAAATTTAATATCAGTGGCTTGTATAAGTTAGATTTAAAGTCAGGAGTAGAGTCACTACTTATTGAAAACTTTCCTATTGCTGGCTGGCGACACTGGCAATTACGGGATAATAAAATATATTATTTAGCAGATAAAACGTACAAGGAGCTAAACCTTAATTCAAACATTACGCAAACACTGCATAACTTTGATGAGCGTAAACCCAACAGTTGTAATATGGCTTTTCAACATAACTTTTTTGCTTGTGAGCAAATTGAGCTAAGTACCAGTAATATCTGGCATATGCAGTTATCGCAGTAG